A window from Microbacterium ginsengiterrae encodes these proteins:
- a CDS encoding Ig-like domain-containing protein — protein MSTEDPSAGAPRTRAEARAAREAAERDAAREAAQVPEIPAAPEEGRLRLPAVAQPASPSEPAPPAQEPDTRRFLWTILAVVGILAIVVAGLSIVSLLQGPRIDQVQADPAEAIQVSGSRVILTANQSLDDVDASEVTVEPAVPFTVDAAGRSIGIRFTVPLDDATEYTVKVADVTGAGGGPSSDLTTRFTTPSSQIFLLNRSEEDDTIFRTDLSGERAVPIFTHPRINDYRATSTSLVVAVENTDGSRILVMDLDGKNMTELPLPGDGYVSSVQVSERGGLVGYTYSDKEITADSGRASVLVTQPLSGEGEPEIIEVGGEQASIAEWQFVPDSAAVLFIDFSGALSLDDRAGDAGSQNLGLAMRLLGVSRGTYTAIVERGDQSIVELDLADGSETPLAASDPDYGAATSISPYPGGTLRHIVARDDAGLPTGQAIIRVDDDGAATPLLEVESGNAILQACASPSGQYAAVTVAPKLTENPYDDMLVPLPTTLETHLFDLRNGDELVALTGFDVSWCPTAPGF, from the coding sequence ATGAGTACTGAGGATCCGTCCGCCGGGGCACCGCGGACGCGCGCTGAGGCGCGCGCCGCGCGGGAAGCCGCGGAGCGCGATGCCGCCCGTGAGGCGGCGCAGGTTCCGGAGATCCCTGCAGCGCCTGAGGAGGGGCGGCTTCGACTCCCCGCGGTCGCTCAGCCCGCTTCGCCTTCGGAGCCCGCGCCTCCTGCCCAGGAACCGGACACCCGCCGTTTCCTCTGGACGATCCTCGCCGTCGTAGGCATCCTCGCGATCGTCGTCGCCGGTCTCAGCATCGTGAGCCTGCTGCAGGGGCCGCGGATCGACCAGGTGCAGGCGGACCCTGCGGAGGCGATCCAGGTCTCCGGAAGTCGCGTCATCCTCACCGCGAACCAGTCCCTCGACGACGTGGACGCCTCGGAGGTGACGGTCGAGCCCGCCGTGCCGTTCACTGTCGACGCGGCCGGCCGGAGCATCGGCATCCGCTTCACCGTGCCGCTCGACGACGCCACCGAGTACACCGTGAAGGTGGCGGACGTGACGGGTGCCGGGGGCGGTCCGTCGTCGGACCTGACGACGCGCTTCACGACGCCGTCCTCGCAGATCTTCCTGCTCAACCGGTCGGAGGAGGACGACACGATCTTCCGCACCGACCTCAGCGGTGAGCGGGCCGTGCCGATCTTCACCCACCCGCGCATCAACGACTACCGTGCCACCTCGACATCCCTGGTCGTCGCGGTCGAGAACACTGACGGTTCGCGCATCCTCGTGATGGACCTCGACGGCAAGAACATGACCGAGCTTCCGCTGCCGGGGGACGGATACGTCAGTTCGGTGCAAGTGTCCGAACGCGGCGGGCTGGTCGGCTACACGTACTCCGACAAGGAGATCACCGCCGACAGCGGCCGAGCGAGTGTGCTGGTGACGCAACCGCTCAGCGGGGAGGGCGAACCGGAGATCATCGAGGTCGGCGGTGAGCAGGCCAGCATCGCCGAATGGCAGTTCGTGCCGGACTCCGCCGCCGTGCTGTTCATCGACTTCTCCGGCGCCCTGTCCCTGGACGACCGCGCCGGCGACGCCGGATCGCAGAACCTCGGCCTCGCCATGCGGCTGCTGGGCGTCTCCCGCGGCACCTACACCGCCATCGTGGAGCGGGGCGATCAGAGCATCGTCGAGCTCGACCTCGCCGACGGCTCTGAGACCCCGCTGGCGGCCTCCGACCCCGACTACGGTGCCGCGACGTCGATCTCGCCGTATCCGGGCGGCACCCTGCGGCACATCGTGGCGCGGGACGACGCCGGCCTCCCCACGGGGCAGGCGATCATCCGCGTCGACGACGACGGTGCGGCGACTCCGCTGCTGGAGGTGGAGTCGGGAAACGCGATCCTGCAGGCGTGCGCATCGCCGAGTGGACAGTACGCCGCCGTCACCGTCGCACCGAAGCTCACCGAGAACCCCTACGACGACATGCTGGTCCCGCTGCCCACGACGCTCGAGACGCATCTGTTCGACCTGCGCAACGGCGACGAGCTCGTCGCGCTGACGGGCTTCGACGTGTCCTGGTGCCCGACGGCGCCCGGTTTCTGA
- a CDS encoding ATP-binding cassette domain-containing protein yields MSAGAAASGSLLEIEGAALRRGDRDLWSGLDLTVDPGEFIAVLGPSGSGKTTLLRAILGLQPLSAGSIRVAGQPVHRGNPRIGYIPQQRPLPRETSMRARDVVALGVNGTRFGLPFPRRGDRARVDALLEGVGASHFADRRVGLLSGGEQQRLRVGQALADEPTLLLCDEPLSNLDLANQVGVTEIIDRQRRKRGAAVLFVTHDINPILGRVDRILYIAGGRFVLGTPDEVLQSRVLTDLYGTPVFVLRAGDRLVVVGVPDAEPHHDHDDGSSHGALGEGGVA; encoded by the coding sequence GTGAGCGCGGGCGCCGCCGCATCCGGTTCGCTCCTCGAGATCGAGGGTGCGGCCCTCCGCCGCGGCGATCGCGACCTGTGGTCCGGGCTGGATCTGACGGTCGACCCCGGCGAGTTCATCGCCGTGCTCGGACCGTCCGGATCGGGGAAGACGACCCTCCTGCGAGCGATCCTCGGACTCCAGCCGCTCAGCGCCGGCAGCATCCGCGTCGCCGGGCAGCCCGTCCACCGCGGCAACCCGCGCATCGGGTACATCCCGCAGCAGCGGCCGCTGCCGAGGGAGACGAGCATGCGCGCCCGCGACGTCGTCGCGCTCGGCGTCAACGGCACTCGGTTCGGACTCCCCTTCCCGCGCCGCGGTGACAGAGCACGCGTCGATGCCCTCCTCGAGGGCGTCGGTGCCTCGCACTTCGCCGACCGCCGCGTCGGCCTGCTCTCCGGCGGCGAGCAGCAGCGCCTGCGTGTCGGGCAGGCGCTCGCCGATGAGCCGACCCTGCTGCTGTGCGACGAGCCGTTGTCGAACCTCGACCTCGCCAATCAGGTCGGGGTGACGGAGATCATCGACCGGCAGCGGCGGAAGCGCGGCGCCGCCGTGCTGTTCGTCACGCACGACATCAACCCGATCCTCGGCCGCGTCGACCGCATCCTGTACATCGCCGGCGGACGGTTCGTCCTCGGCACGCCGGACGAGGTGCTCCAGAGCAGGGTGCTCACCGACCTCTACGGCACCCCGGTGTTCGTCCTGCGCGCGGGGGACCGCCTCGTCGTCGTCGGCGTCCCCGACGCCGAGCCGCACCACGACCACGACGACGGGTCCTCGCACGGCGCGCTCGGCGAGGGAGGCGTCGCGTGA
- a CDS encoding Fur family transcriptional regulator, translating to MAQRNTWQRERVREALADARGFVSAQTLHATLRGENTGIGLATVYRALSGLAASGDADSLQSPEGEALYRACTSAGHHHHLICRSCGQTVEIEAKDVEAWAQRTAALHGFSEAEHVVDIFGLCTPCANRRAAERSA from the coding sequence ATGGCTCAGCGGAACACCTGGCAGCGCGAACGCGTGCGCGAAGCGCTCGCCGACGCGCGCGGTTTCGTGAGCGCGCAGACGCTGCACGCCACCCTCCGCGGCGAGAACACCGGCATCGGGTTGGCGACGGTCTACCGTGCGCTCTCCGGCCTCGCCGCATCCGGTGACGCCGACTCGCTGCAGAGTCCGGAGGGCGAGGCCCTCTACCGCGCGTGTACGAGCGCGGGTCATCATCACCACCTCATCTGCCGATCCTGCGGGCAGACCGTGGAGATCGAGGCCAAGGACGTCGAGGCCTGGGCGCAGCGCACCGCTGCACTCCACGGCTTCAGCGAGGCCGAGCACGTCGTCGACATCTTCGGACTGTGCACACCCTGCGCGAATCGACGGGCCGCCGAGAGGTCGGCTTGA
- a CDS encoding metal ABC transporter permease, with protein MDWSDVFSFQDYGALVALLANSILAGAVLGIVGGLIGVFVMQRDLAFAVHGVSELSFAGAAAALLFGGSVVVGSLGGAIVAAMLIGILGSRARDRNSIVGVLMPFGLGLGILFLSLYDGRSANRFSLLTGQIVSVSSPDLGWLIGISAVVLVGLLLMWNPLRFDSLDPVAASARGIPTRFISLVFMVLLGLIVAVSVHIIGALLVMALLVTPAAAAMRVASGPLSVPLLAALFGFVSAVGGILLALAGTLPVSPYITTISFLIYAGCWIVQRSRERVRRPGSSRARSTRPA; from the coding sequence ATCGACTGGAGCGATGTCTTCTCCTTCCAGGACTACGGCGCGCTCGTCGCCCTCCTGGCGAACTCGATCCTCGCCGGAGCCGTGCTCGGCATCGTCGGAGGTCTCATCGGCGTCTTCGTCATGCAGCGCGATCTCGCCTTCGCCGTGCACGGCGTCAGCGAACTGTCCTTCGCCGGTGCCGCCGCGGCGCTGCTGTTCGGCGGCAGCGTGGTGGTGGGGTCGCTCGGCGGCGCGATCGTCGCCGCCATGCTCATCGGCATCCTCGGCTCGAGGGCGCGCGACCGCAACTCCATCGTCGGCGTCCTCATGCCGTTCGGGCTCGGCCTCGGCATCCTGTTCCTCTCGCTCTACGACGGCCGAAGTGCCAATCGCTTCAGTCTTCTCACCGGGCAGATCGTGTCCGTCTCGAGCCCCGACCTCGGCTGGCTGATCGGCATCAGCGCCGTCGTGCTCGTCGGGCTCCTGCTGATGTGGAACCCGCTGCGATTCGACTCCCTCGATCCCGTCGCCGCATCCGCCCGTGGCATCCCCACCCGGTTCATCAGCCTGGTGTTCATGGTGCTGCTCGGGCTGATCGTCGCCGTCAGCGTGCACATCATCGGCGCCCTCCTCGTCATGGCGCTGCTGGTCACCCCCGCCGCGGCCGCCATGCGCGTCGCATCCGGCCCGTTGAGCGTGCCCCTGCTCGCGGCGCTGTTCGGGTTCGTCTCGGCGGTCGGGGGGATCCTTCTCGCTCTCGCCGGCACCCTGCCGGTGAGCCCGTACATCACGACCATCTCCTTCCTCATCTACGCGGGATGCTGGATCGTCCAGCGCAGCCGGGAGCGGGTGCGGCGTCCAGGGTCCTCCAGGGCGCGCTCGACCCGTCCGGCCTAG
- a CDS encoding permease — translation MSTATTPRRPPARGAAGARRRPAWVGVSVGVVVLAVLFLIDRFAPAFFTDPLPSRAQDGLTLALSVLIEALPFVVLGVVLSIVVQVWLPPDLIQRWLPRSGWARRAVLSLLGMLIPVCECGNVPFARGLMMRGLAPAEAMTFLIAAPIVNPIVIITTHAAFGFDGGILVIRLVGGYLIANLIGWIYSRHPSPDAMLTRRFTATCERVTHEHGTPTRRSLTQFLIELRAVMPALVIGSALAGAVQVLVPRDALLAIGSNPVLSIVAMMALAMTVAICSNVDAFFALSFASTFSSGALIAFLLVGPLVDIKMLALLRTTFTARTLAGVVAVVLLSAFAIGIGVNVFG, via the coding sequence TTGAGCACCGCCACGACCCCCCGGCGACCGCCGGCGCGCGGCGCAGCCGGTGCACGGCGCCGCCCCGCGTGGGTCGGCGTCTCGGTCGGCGTCGTCGTCCTCGCCGTTCTGTTCCTCATCGACCGGTTCGCCCCAGCGTTCTTCACCGACCCGCTTCCCTCACGGGCTCAGGACGGCCTCACACTCGCGCTGAGCGTCCTCATCGAGGCGTTGCCGTTCGTCGTCCTCGGCGTCGTGCTCTCGATCGTGGTGCAGGTGTGGCTGCCCCCCGACCTCATCCAGCGATGGCTGCCGCGCAGCGGCTGGGCGCGCCGCGCCGTGCTGTCGCTGCTCGGCATGCTCATCCCGGTGTGCGAATGCGGCAACGTCCCCTTCGCCCGCGGGCTGATGATGCGCGGGCTCGCCCCCGCCGAGGCGATGACCTTCCTCATCGCCGCTCCGATCGTGAACCCGATCGTCATCATCACCACGCATGCGGCCTTCGGCTTCGACGGGGGCATCCTCGTCATCCGTCTCGTCGGCGGCTACCTCATCGCCAACCTCATCGGCTGGATCTACAGCAGGCATCCGTCTCCGGACGCCATGCTCACGCGCCGGTTCACCGCGACGTGCGAACGGGTGACCCATGAGCACGGCACGCCGACGCGCCGCAGCCTCACCCAGTTCCTCATCGAGCTGCGCGCGGTGATGCCGGCCCTCGTGATCGGCTCGGCCCTCGCCGGCGCCGTGCAGGTGCTCGTGCCGCGCGACGCGCTCCTGGCGATCGGCTCGAACCCCGTCCTGTCCATCGTCGCGATGATGGCGCTGGCGATGACCGTCGCGATCTGCTCGAACGTCGATGCCTTCTTCGCGCTGTCGTTCGCATCGACGTTCTCCTCCGGAGCGCTCATCGCGTTCCTCCTCGTCGGCCCGCTCGTCGACATCAAGATGCTCGCCCTGCTGCGGACGACCTTCACCGCCAGGACGCTCGCTGGCGTCGTCGCCGTCGTGCTGCTCAGTGCGTTCGCGATCGGGATCGGGGTGAACGTCTTTGGCTGA
- a CDS encoding TIGR03943 family putative permease subunit: MAESHSSSRRSALAVRWLGVGLATVIAVVTLGLGLTGRLTLYISPGSIWFACAGAVVVLIGAVLSFALPLGAESDHGHGHGHEHGADTDEDATSSRRTLTALGTISAGVVASAVVVGALVLPPASLSVELAMSRADATGPLFAGADTPTLGVADTTTFGIGEWSSVFATASRPEAYDGSPVTLVGFVTPSDEGDISLTRMIITHCVIDAQPAAVPVAMDAGDYSADQFGTGQWVEVTGTVKADADGSLRVLPTSVVEIDEPKDPYEY, translated from the coding sequence TTGGCTGAGTCGCACTCCTCCTCGCGTCGCTCCGCGCTCGCCGTCCGCTGGCTCGGCGTCGGGCTCGCGACCGTCATCGCCGTCGTCACGCTCGGGCTCGGCCTGACCGGCCGGCTCACGCTGTACATCAGCCCTGGGTCGATCTGGTTCGCGTGCGCCGGCGCCGTCGTGGTGCTCATCGGCGCCGTGCTGTCGTTCGCGCTGCCCCTCGGCGCCGAGTCCGACCACGGCCACGGCCACGGCCACGAGCATGGTGCCGACACGGACGAGGACGCAACGTCGTCTCGCCGCACGCTCACGGCGCTCGGAACGATCTCCGCCGGCGTCGTCGCCAGCGCGGTCGTCGTCGGTGCTCTCGTCCTGCCCCCGGCGTCGCTCTCCGTCGAGTTGGCGATGTCCCGTGCGGACGCGACGGGGCCGCTGTTCGCCGGTGCGGACACCCCGACCCTCGGCGTCGCGGACACGACGACCTTCGGGATCGGGGAGTGGTCGAGCGTCTTCGCGACGGCGTCGCGTCCCGAGGCGTACGACGGATCACCGGTGACCCTCGTCGGTTTCGTGACGCCGTCGGACGAGGGCGACATCAGCCTGACCCGGATGATCATCACGCACTGCGTCATCGACGCCCAGCCCGCCGCGGTGCCGGTGGCGATGGATGCCGGCGACTACAGCGCCGACCAGTTCGGGACCGGCCAGTGGGTCGAGGTCACCGGAACCGTCAAGGCGGATGCCGACGGGTCCCTCCGTGTGCTGCCGACCTCAGTGGTGGAGATCGACGAGCCGAAGGATCCGTATGAGTACTGA
- a CDS encoding metal ABC transporter solute-binding protein, Zn/Mn family, with product MQKLRAAALLAASAVVLAGCSSTASGSDDGDGTIRIVASTNVYGDIAAQIGGDRVEVTTIIDSASQDPHSYEATARDRLAVQDADLVAWNGGGYDAFIETLLDGSDAHVFTAAEFSHDHPDNGGHDAGDDHADEDAEAGHDHEEDGDHSGHDHIEGFNEHVWFDPHTMIHVVEGMAEELGELDEDGAADFTAAAADIIADLEAAEAELETIKADADGAGIFMTEPLPGYIAASAGLTDLTPAGFAEAVEEGTDVSPATLLDALEIIDSGDVKVVLTNAQTGGAETQRIEEAAEAAGIPVVAFTELLADGSSYSEWMHDAIQSLADALRS from the coding sequence ATGCAGAAGCTCCGTGCCGCCGCCCTCCTCGCCGCATCCGCCGTCGTCCTCGCCGGGTGCTCCTCGACCGCGAGCGGTTCGGATGACGGCGACGGCACGATCCGCATCGTCGCGAGCACCAACGTCTACGGCGACATCGCCGCGCAGATCGGCGGAGACCGCGTCGAGGTCACCACGATCATCGACTCCGCCTCGCAGGACCCTCATTCTTACGAGGCCACCGCCCGCGACCGCCTCGCCGTGCAGGACGCGGACCTCGTGGCCTGGAACGGCGGCGGTTACGACGCGTTCATCGAGACCCTGCTCGACGGGTCGGACGCTCATGTGTTCACCGCGGCCGAGTTCTCGCACGACCACCCGGACAACGGCGGTCACGATGCCGGCGACGACCACGCCGACGAGGATGCCGAGGCCGGGCACGACCACGAAGAAGACGGCGATCACTCCGGCCATGACCACATCGAGGGGTTCAACGAGCACGTGTGGTTCGACCCGCACACCATGATCCACGTCGTCGAGGGCATGGCGGAGGAACTCGGCGAGCTCGACGAGGACGGCGCCGCGGACTTCACCGCCGCCGCGGCCGACATCATCGCCGATCTCGAAGCCGCCGAGGCCGAGCTTGAGACGATCAAGGCCGATGCCGACGGCGCGGGGATCTTCATGACCGAACCGCTGCCCGGATACATCGCCGCGTCCGCCGGGCTCACCGACCTGACCCCTGCCGGGTTCGCAGAGGCCGTGGAGGAGGGCACCGATGTGTCACCGGCCACGCTGCTCGACGCGCTGGAGATCATCGACAGCGGCGACGTGAAGGTCGTCCTCACCAACGCGCAGACCGGTGGCGCCGAGACGCAGCGCATCGAAGAGGCGGCGGAGGCGGCCGGCATCCCCGTCGTGGCCTTCACGGAACTGCTGGCGGACGGATCGTCGTACTCTGAGTGGATGCACGACGCGATCCAGAGCCTCGCCGACGCACTCCGTTCGTGA
- a CDS encoding DNA-3-methyladenine glycosylase: protein MRRVTRDELADLPLAVAPRLLGAHLRTVVDGAQVRLRITEVEAYHGQGTGDLADPGSHARMGRTARNATMWGEPGHLYVYLSHGIHSCVNVVCGPEGVAGGILLRAASVEDGADAAQARSGRLGRDLARGPGRLGQVSGLRHALHDGIDAVTATPSNGAVAELWWGDEPVTVASGPRVGVAGVAGTAAYPWRFWIEGDPTVSAFRWGRGAADAQAMLD from the coding sequence ATGCGCCGCGTCACGAGGGACGAGCTCGCCGACCTGCCGCTCGCGGTGGCGCCGCGGCTGCTCGGCGCGCACCTGCGCACGGTCGTCGACGGTGCGCAGGTGCGCCTGCGCATCACCGAGGTGGAGGCGTACCACGGGCAGGGGACCGGTGACCTCGCCGACCCCGGCTCCCACGCGAGGATGGGGCGCACGGCGCGCAACGCCACCATGTGGGGCGAGCCCGGTCACCTGTACGTGTACCTCAGCCACGGCATCCACTCCTGCGTGAACGTCGTCTGCGGTCCGGAGGGCGTCGCGGGCGGGATCCTGCTGCGCGCAGCATCCGTCGAGGACGGGGCGGATGCCGCACAGGCCCGATCCGGTCGCCTCGGGCGCGACCTTGCCCGGGGTCCTGGCCGGCTCGGGCAGGTGTCGGGGTTGCGGCATGCGCTGCACGACGGGATCGACGCGGTGACGGCCACGCCGTCGAACGGGGCTGTGGCGGAGCTGTGGTGGGGTGACGAGCCGGTCACCGTCGCATCGGGCCCGCGGGTCGGCGTCGCCGGCGTCGCGGGGACGGCCGCCTACCCGTGGCGCTTCTGGATCGAGGGCGATCCGACCGTGTCGGC